One region of Ardenticatenales bacterium genomic DNA includes:
- the sufB gene encoding Fe-S cluster assembly protein SufB, with protein sequence MSENEIIAGFNQDYATKYGFADAEDYVFKAEKGLNEAIIRQMSQMKGEPEWMLDIRLKAYQHFLDRPLPEWGASLSEIDFDDIYYYIKPSNRQEDNWEDVPGYIKDTFNKLGIPEAEQKFLSGVAAQYESEVVYHNIKRELEEKGVIFLGMDDGLAQYPEIVREYFSTVIPYNDNKFAALNTAIWSGGSFIYVPPGVQVDMPLQAYFRINAKNVGQFERTLIVVDEGAYVHYVEGCTAPIYSSDSLHSAVVEIIVKKGGRCRYTTIQNWSNNVYNLVTKRAMAYANATMEWIDGNLGSKVTMKYPAVYLMEPGAHGEILSIAFAGKGQHQDAGGKVVHVAPNTTSRIISKSISKNGGRASYRGLLKVYEGAHGCKSNVVCDALLLDEHSRSDTYPYIEINDQDVTIGHEASVSKVGEEQIFYLMSRGVDEEMANTMIVNGFIEPLVKELPMEYAIEMNRLIQLQMEGSIG encoded by the coding sequence ATGAGCGAAAACGAAATAATCGCTGGCTTTAACCAGGATTATGCTACGAAATATGGCTTTGCCGACGCCGAAGATTACGTGTTCAAGGCCGAGAAGGGCCTCAACGAAGCCATCATCCGCCAGATGTCCCAAATGAAGGGCGAGCCTGAGTGGATGCTGGACATCCGCTTGAAGGCATATCAACACTTTCTGGACCGTCCGCTACCGGAATGGGGGGCGAGTCTGTCCGAGATTGATTTCGACGACATCTACTACTACATCAAACCCAGCAATCGCCAGGAAGATAACTGGGAGGATGTGCCCGGCTACATCAAGGACACCTTCAATAAACTGGGTATCCCGGAAGCGGAGCAGAAATTTCTTTCCGGCGTTGCTGCGCAGTATGAGTCCGAGGTGGTGTACCACAACATCAAGCGCGAACTGGAAGAAAAGGGCGTCATTTTCCTGGGGATGGACGATGGTCTGGCGCAGTATCCGGAAATCGTGCGCGAGTATTTCAGCACCGTCATCCCATACAACGATAATAAATTTGCCGCTCTGAATACGGCTATCTGGTCTGGCGGTAGTTTCATCTATGTTCCCCCTGGTGTGCAGGTGGATATGCCCTTGCAGGCGTATTTCCGCATCAATGCCAAGAACGTGGGGCAGTTTGAGCGCACGCTGATTGTGGTAGACGAGGGCGCATACGTCCATTACGTTGAGGGCTGCACGGCTCCGATCTACTCGTCGGACTCGCTGCATTCGGCGGTGGTGGAGATCATCGTGAAGAAGGGGGGCCGCTGCCGTTATACAACGATTCAGAACTGGTCCAACAATGTCTACAATCTGGTGACGAAGCGGGCCATGGCGTACGCCAATGCCACAATGGAGTGGATTGATGGCAACTTGGGGTCGAAAGTGACCATGAAGTATCCGGCAGTCTATTTGATGGAACCGGGCGCGCATGGGGAGATTCTGTCTATCGCTTTTGCCGGCAAAGGCCAACACCAGGACGCCGGCGGGAAAGTCGTCCACGTCGCCCCCAACACCACCAGCCGCATCATCTCCAAATCCATCAGCAAGAACGGCGGGCGCGCCTCCTATCGTGGCCTGCTGAAAGTGTACGAAGGGGCGCATGGTTGCAAGTCCAACGTGGTCTGCGATGCCTTGCTGCTCGACGAACACAGCCGCTCCGACACCTATCCCTACATTGAAATTAACGACCAGGACGTGACCATTGGTCATGAAGCCTCGGTAAGCAAAGTAGGAGAAGAGCAAATCTTCTATTTGATGAGTCGGGGCGTGGACGAAGAAATGGCAAATACGATGATCGTCAATGGCTTCATCGAGCCGCTCGTCAAGGAACTGCCGATGGAGTACGCCATTGAGATGAACCGCCTGATTCAACTTCAGATGGAAGGCTCCATTGGCTAG
- the sufC gene encoding Fe-S cluster assembly ATPase SufC, with protein MTTALEIKNLHVSVAGQPILKGIDLLVRQGEVHALMGPNGSGKSTLAYTLAGHPSYEPTAGQVIFDGQDLLEMEADERSRAGLFLAFQYPVAVPGVTVANFLRQALNARLRAENSEDKGISIPAFRRLLREKMNMINIDHKFAGRYLNDGFSGGEKKRAEILQMATLEPKIAIMDETDSGLDIDAVRIVAEGTNTLRDKLNMGVLVITHYQRILNYITPDYVHVLLNGRIVESGTADLALELEERGYDWVREKYGIAAVEQA; from the coding sequence ATGACGACAGCTTTGGAAATCAAGAACCTGCACGTCAGCGTCGCCGGTCAGCCCATCCTCAAGGGCATTGACCTGCTCGTGCGCCAGGGCGAAGTACACGCCCTCATGGGACCCAACGGCTCAGGTAAAAGCACCCTCGCCTACACCCTCGCCGGCCATCCCTCCTACGAACCCACCGCCGGCCAGGTCATCTTCGATGGACAGGACCTGCTGGAAATGGAAGCTGACGAACGCTCCCGCGCAGGTCTCTTCCTCGCGTTCCAATACCCGGTCGCCGTCCCCGGTGTCACCGTTGCTAACTTCCTACGTCAGGCGCTCAATGCCCGCCTCCGCGCCGAAAACTCCGAAGACAAGGGCATCTCCATCCCCGCTTTTCGCCGCCTGCTGCGCGAAAAAATGAACATGATCAATATCGACCACAAGTTCGCCGGTCGTTACCTGAACGACGGCTTCTCCGGTGGCGAGAAAAAGCGGGCCGAAATCTTGCAAATGGCAACCCTGGAACCGAAAATCGCCATTATGGACGAGACCGACTCCGGCCTGGATATTGACGCCGTGCGGATTGTGGCCGAAGGGACCAATACCTTGCGCGACAAGCTCAACATGGGTGTACTGGTCATCACCCACTACCAGCGCATCCTCAACTACATCACCCCCGATTACGTACACGTGCTGCTGAATGGCCGCATTGTGGAAAGTGGAACGGCGGACCTGGCCCTCGAACTGGAAGAGCGGGGTTATGATTGGGTCCGCGAGAAGTATGGCATTGCCGCCGTTGAACAGGCGTAG
- a CDS encoding DeoR family transcriptional regulator has protein sequence MKFVTGNRKQNTRDTILEALKATPQATVEELAEAADVSPVTVRHHLNSLQAEGLLEATSVRRKIGRPHYVYSLSQAGHELFPKKYVRLSSRLLDELKQRFSDAVVADLFGSVVQKIINEHKGEFERLAFEKRLDYLVALLEEEGFLARWEKADGKYRLTEYSCPYISVGQSHTEVCTLDKELVVQVLQTEIEQHSCMLMGDPCCQFSFTNPDTATAKR, from the coding sequence GTGAAATTTGTAACAGGCAACCGCAAGCAAAACACACGCGACACGATCCTGGAGGCCCTCAAAGCGACCCCCCAGGCCACCGTCGAAGAACTCGCCGAAGCAGCGGATGTTTCGCCTGTTACCGTGCGCCACCACCTCAATAGCCTCCAGGCGGAAGGACTGCTGGAAGCAACAAGCGTCCGCCGCAAAATCGGCCGCCCACATTACGTCTACAGCCTCAGCCAGGCCGGGCATGAGCTTTTCCCCAAGAAATATGTCCGCCTCAGCAGCCGTCTCTTGGACGAACTCAAACAACGCTTCTCTGACGCCGTCGTTGCCGATCTTTTTGGCAGCGTGGTGCAGAAGATCATCAACGAACACAAAGGGGAATTTGAGAGATTGGCGTTCGAGAAGCGGCTCGATTACCTCGTGGCGCTGTTGGAGGAAGAAGGTTTCCTGGCGCGCTGGGAAAAGGCGGACGGCAAATATCGCCTCACGGAATACAGTTGCCCTTACATTTCCGTGGGGCAATCGCATACGGAAGTATGCACACTGGACAAAGAACTGGTGGTACAGGTGTTGCAAACGGAAATTGAACAACACAGTTGTATGCTCATGGGCGATCCCTGTTGTCAGTTTTCCTTCACCAACCCGGATACCGCCACGGCAAAACGGTAA
- a CDS encoding metal-sulfur cluster assembly factor, producing the protein MIVSKEEEVLEALRGVIDPEIGLNVVELGLIRNLAFNEKNEVRITMILTTPFCPYGPQLIQQVRQAANGITGGGTQVEIGTELWDPSMMEDGAGGDWGLF; encoded by the coding sequence ATGATCGTCAGCAAAGAAGAAGAAGTCCTGGAAGCCCTGCGTGGCGTTATTGATCCTGAAATTGGCCTGAATGTTGTCGAACTGGGCCTGATCCGCAACCTGGCCTTCAACGAGAAGAATGAAGTCCGCATCACGATGATTCTGACGACGCCATTTTGCCCGTATGGGCCGCAGCTTATTCAGCAAGTGCGGCAGGCGGCAAACGGCATCACGGGCGGCGGTACGCAGGTGGAAATTGGCACGGAGTTGTGGGACCCGTCCATGATGGAGGACGGGGCCGGCGGCGATTGGGGACTGTTTTAG
- a CDS encoding succinylglutamate desuccinylase/aspartoacylase family protein — MDDAGVLTEWAEGVFRRGAISRGWLLLGEDALGAPLRLPLLVARGVAAGPLLGVTALVHGDELNGLGVIHRFFATLDAARLRGTVVGVPVVNVPGFLDGRRVVAETFDLNRVMPGKEAGHTGEVYAFRLVRRLVRHFDCLIDLHTASRGRVNTHYVRADMRRATAAALARRQNARIILHSVNGDANLRQAAMDLGVEAITVEVGNPHVFQPEMIAAGVVGLRNALVYLGMVEGAIVPAFSPATECAESVWLYTARGGILEVMPALGAWVKVDEPVATLRDVFGQVTQTILAPRAGIVIGKSINPVSPIGARVIHLGVPQTKSPAEAGL, encoded by the coding sequence ATGGACGATGCCGGTGTTTTGACGGAATGGGCGGAGGGGGTATTTCGCCGGGGCGCGATCAGTCGTGGCTGGCTGCTCTTGGGGGAGGATGCATTGGGTGCGCCGCTGCGTCTGCCGCTGCTGGTGGCGCGGGGCGTGGCAGCGGGGCCGCTGCTGGGCGTGACGGCGTTGGTGCATGGGGATGAGCTAAATGGTTTGGGCGTGATCCATCGTTTTTTTGCGACGCTCGATGCGGCGCGGCTGCGGGGGACGGTGGTGGGCGTGCCCGTGGTGAACGTGCCCGGATTCCTGGATGGGCGGCGGGTGGTGGCGGAGACGTTCGACCTGAACCGGGTGATGCCGGGTAAGGAGGCTGGGCACACGGGGGAGGTGTATGCGTTTCGTCTGGTGCGGCGGTTGGTGCGCCATTTTGATTGCCTGATTGATTTGCATACGGCCAGCCGCGGGCGTGTGAATACGCATTATGTGCGGGCGGATATGCGGCGGGCGACGGCGGCGGCGTTGGCGCGGCGGCAAAATGCGCGCATTATTTTGCACAGCGTGAACGGGGATGCGAATTTGCGCCAGGCGGCTATGGACCTGGGGGTGGAGGCCATTACGGTGGAGGTGGGGAATCCGCATGTGTTTCAGCCGGAGATGATTGCGGCAGGGGTGGTGGGGCTGCGAAATGCGCTGGTGTATTTGGGGATGGTGGAGGGGGCGATTGTGCCGGCATTTTCTCCTGCCACCGAGTGCGCTGAATCCGTCTGGCTCTACACGGCGCGGGGTGGCATTCTGGAGGTAATGCCGGCATTAGGGGCGTGGGTGAAGGTTGACGAACCGGTAGCCACGCTGCGCGATGTGTTTGGGCAGGTGACGCAAACGATTCTGGCTCCCCGTGCCGGCATCGTCATCGGCAAGAGCATCAACCCCGTCAGCCCTATTGGCGCGCGCGTCATTCACCTGGGCGTGCCGCAAACAAAAAGCCCCGCGGAGGCAGGGCTTTGA
- the rlmN gene encoding 23S rRNA (adenine(2503)-C(2))-methyltransferase RlmN, translating to MDNTTLNLYDFSRAELTAHFARWGFSAYHAERVWQALYRQQVDAPDAIADLRPDLAARLAAAATLRQPETAAALDSRDGHTRKFLLRWADGQTVETVQMRYRDRYTACISTQAGCAMGCIFCATGQMGFQRHLSAGEIVAQVLYVNRALAAQGQSVRNVVLMGMGEPLHNYEATMTAIDILTDDKGLAIAPRHITLSTVGLPRAIRRLADDNCPVQLAVSLHAATDEERAALVPPARRWPLAALMDACRYYMAVRGRRVFFEWTLIAGTNDTPTQAHAVGKLLQGMNAHLNVIPLNPTHGYEGAPSQTPSVRAFQQIIAGYGIPSTVRQRRGLDIAAGCGQLRAAQLFSEPPRNGSLRNGN from the coding sequence ATGGATAACACGACCCTCAACCTCTACGACTTCAGCCGCGCCGAACTGACCGCCCACTTTGCCCGGTGGGGCTTCAGCGCCTACCACGCGGAACGGGTGTGGCAGGCATTGTACCGCCAGCAGGTGGACGCGCCAGACGCCATCGCCGACTTGCGACCAGACCTGGCGGCGCGGTTGGCGGCGGCGGCGACGCTGCGCCAACCGGAGACGGCCGCGGCGCTGGACAGCCGCGACGGGCACACACGCAAGTTTCTGCTGCGCTGGGCGGATGGGCAAACGGTGGAAACGGTGCAGATGCGCTACCGCGACCGGTACACGGCCTGCATCAGCACGCAGGCGGGCTGCGCCATGGGCTGCATCTTCTGCGCCACGGGGCAGATGGGTTTCCAGCGCCACCTGTCAGCAGGGGAAATTGTGGCCCAGGTCCTCTATGTAAACCGCGCCCTGGCCGCGCAGGGGCAGTCGGTGCGCAATGTGGTCCTCATGGGCATGGGCGAGCCGCTGCACAATTATGAGGCGACGATGACGGCCATCGACATCCTCACGGATGATAAGGGGTTGGCGATTGCGCCCCGGCACATCACGTTGAGTACGGTGGGGCTGCCGCGGGCGATTCGGCGGCTGGCGGATGACAACTGCCCGGTGCAGTTGGCCGTGAGCCTGCACGCGGCGACGGACGAGGAGCGGGCGGCGCTGGTTCCGCCGGCGCGCCGCTGGCCGCTGGCGGCGTTGATGGATGCCTGCCGCTATTACATGGCTGTGCGCGGGCGACGGGTTTTCTTTGAGTGGACGTTAATTGCCGGCACAAACGATACCCCCACGCAAGCCCACGCCGTCGGCAAGCTGCTGCAAGGGATGAACGCCCACCTGAACGTGATCCCCCTCAACCCTACGCACGGCTACGAAGGCGCACCCAGCCAGACGCCATCCGTGCGCGCCTTTCAGCAAATCATCGCCGGGTACGGCATCCCCAGCACCGTGCGCCAGCGGCGCGGCCTGGACATCGCCGCCGGCTGCGGCCAACTCCGCGCCGCCCAACTGTTTTCCGAACCGCCACGCAACGGATCCCTCAGGAACGGAAATTAA
- a CDS encoding thiamine ABC transporter substrate-binding protein, translating into MSKWLLPFLLLSVLLAACASEQPPTLTLMTHDSFAISEETLARFEEEHGVTVSVLSAGDAGAALNQAILAKDAPLADLLYGVDNTFMGRALQADIFVPYRAAGLANVPASLQLDPTNRLTPIDYGDVCLNYDIAWFQDRELMPPASLNDLADPAYSGLLVVENPATSSPGLAFLLATIADFGPDGYLDYWGRLRANDVVVASGWEDAYYGHFTAASDGDRPIVVSYASSPAAEVFFGELDAPPTASVVAPNSCFRQVEFVGILRGTEQEELARQFVDYMLSRAFQEDIPLNMFVFPANEGAEMPARFTQWARTSDQPATLDPAEIDAHRDEWIEAWTDVVLR; encoded by the coding sequence ATGTCAAAATGGCTTTTACCCTTCCTCTTGCTGTCCGTTCTGTTGGCGGCGTGTGCGTCGGAGCAGCCGCCGACGCTGACGCTGATGACGCATGATAGTTTTGCCATCAGCGAGGAGACGCTGGCGCGATTTGAGGAAGAACATGGCGTGACGGTGTCTGTCTTGTCGGCGGGGGATGCGGGGGCAGCGTTGAACCAGGCGATCCTGGCAAAAGATGCGCCGTTGGCGGACCTGTTGTATGGCGTGGACAATACGTTTATGGGGCGGGCGCTACAGGCGGATATTTTTGTGCCTTATCGGGCGGCGGGGTTGGCGAATGTGCCGGCATCTCTCCAACTCGACCCGACCAACCGCCTCACCCCCATCGACTACGGCGACGTTTGCCTCAACTACGACATCGCCTGGTTCCAGGATCGGGAACTGATGCCCCCCGCTTCCCTCAATGACCTGGCCGATCCGGCATACAGCGGCCTGCTCGTCGTCGAAAATCCGGCCACGTCCAGCCCGGGATTAGCCTTTTTGCTGGCGACCATCGCGGACTTTGGGCCGGATGGCTATCTTGATTATTGGGGACGACTGCGGGCAAACGACGTGGTCGTCGCGTCCGGTTGGGAGGATGCCTACTATGGCCATTTTACCGCCGCCAGCGATGGGGACCGGCCTATTGTCGTTTCCTACGCCAGCAGCCCGGCAGCCGAGGTCTTCTTCGGCGAATTGGACGCGCCGCCGACGGCCAGCGTGGTCGCGCCCAATAGTTGTTTTCGCCAGGTGGAATTCGTGGGTATCTTGCGTGGCACGGAGCAGGAGGAATTGGCGCGGCAGTTTGTGGATTACATGCTCAGCCGGGCTTTCCAGGAGGACATCCCCTTGAATATGTTTGTGTTTCCGGCGAATGAGGGGGCGGAAATGCCGGCACGTTTCACCCAATGGGCACGAACTTCCGACCAACCCGCCACCCTGGACCCCGCCGAAATCGACGCGCATCGAGATGAATGGATCGAAGCCTGGACAGACGTCGTCCTCCGCTAA
- a CDS encoding thiamine diphosphokinase — MSVLIFANGTVPADAPPGWLLPYLAQATLTIAADGGLRYLRALGRWPDVLVGDLDSLPPTGRAEMDALPALSRPTVRQYPAGKDETDLELALLYAVQATQDEPILVFAALGGRLDQALANVLLLAHPALRGRVVRLVEPFQQAWLVRDQTTIHGRAGDRVSLIPLGGAAEIAYTTGLAWPLRAETLDFGPARGISNVMETDTAVVTLQSGLLLCVHTDGGWQR; from the coding sequence ATGAGCGTCCTGATATTTGCTAATGGCACGGTTCCCGCGGATGCGCCGCCTGGTTGGCTGCTTCCTTACCTGGCGCAAGCCACCCTGACCATCGCCGCCGATGGTGGTTTGCGTTATTTGCGCGCGCTGGGGCGTTGGCCGGATGTTCTCGTGGGCGATCTGGACTCGCTGCCACCGACCGGGCGCGCTGAGATGGATGCTTTGCCGGCATTATCACGCCCGACGGTGCGCCAATATCCTGCCGGCAAAGACGAGACCGACCTGGAACTCGCCCTGCTCTATGCCGTGCAGGCCACGCAAGACGAGCCGATCCTCGTCTTTGCGGCGTTGGGCGGGCGGCTGGACCAGGCGTTGGCCAATGTGCTGCTGCTGGCGCACCCGGCGCTGAGGGGCCGCGTGGTCAGACTGGTGGAACCGTTTCAGCAGGCGTGGTTGGTGCGGGATCAGACCACCATTCACGGTCGCGCCGGGGATAGAGTCTCCCTGATCCCCCTGGGAGGCGCGGCGGAAATTGCCTACACGACCGGCCTGGCCTGGCCGCTGCGGGCGGAGACGCTCGATTTTGGCCCCGCGCGCGGCATCAGCAATGTGATGGAGACGGATACGGCGGTGGTGACGCTGCAATCAGGGCTGCTGCTGTGCGTGCATACCGACGGCGGTTGGCAACGATGA
- the sppA gene encoding signal peptide peptidase SppA, with product MTENEQDLSKARRWLRGVGERLRAARQVVVDAWGRGRVNAGNWLRRRRKLKADFVVMRVGGPLPQRSGPPRNFWQRQLPLPPEPLSMEVLNARCHLIAAADNVRGVLLILTGLETGLATLQCLRTSITRLRQAGKEVVVFTPNLDLPHYYVACAANRIIVPPGAQFEVLGLYAETVFLKDALANAGIHADVIQISPYKTAGDPLSRADMSAEMRQQLDWLLDDRFDMLTADIATDRGIGQEEIKRLIDTAPYFPAQAQANGLIDDVAYEDELAHLLARPENSEEPAADKRPEARLVTWRQARRLLLRRYRRRTRRYIGVISLEGTIIMGSSRRPPIELPIPLVGGQMAGDETIGEMLRLAERDDDMAALILHVDSGGGSALASDLIHRQMARLAQHKKVIVYMGDVAASGGYYVGAAADHIMTQPGTTTGSIGVIMARLSTAGLYEKLDIHPVALQRGARANLYRGTEPMTAAEQELFTTNIQETYRQFKQVVADGREIPIDALDPICEGRVWTGRQARAHRLVDSHGDFVDAVRLAAELAELPTDEEHAISVADYYPGSKDYLLPRPYDAPQALVAWLTGDWLRAHLQGKPLCLLPYDINIR from the coding sequence ATGACAGAAAACGAACAGGATTTAAGTAAAGCGCGACGCTGGCTGCGCGGCGTCGGAGAGCGGCTGCGGGCGGCGCGCCAGGTGGTTGTCGATGCCTGGGGACGGGGGCGAGTGAATGCCGGCAACTGGCTGCGCCGCCGCCGGAAACTGAAGGCTGATTTCGTCGTCATGCGCGTCGGCGGCCCCCTGCCACAGCGGTCCGGCCCACCGCGCAACTTCTGGCAGCGCCAACTTCCCCTACCGCCAGAACCCCTCAGCATGGAAGTGCTGAATGCCCGCTGCCACCTGATTGCCGCCGCCGACAACGTGCGCGGCGTCCTGCTCATTCTCACAGGCCTGGAAACGGGGCTGGCAACACTCCAATGCCTGCGGACCAGCATCACCCGGCTGCGGCAGGCAGGCAAGGAAGTGGTCGTTTTCACGCCGAACCTGGACCTGCCGCACTATTACGTGGCCTGCGCCGCCAATCGCATCATCGTCCCGCCGGGCGCGCAGTTTGAGGTGCTGGGGCTGTATGCGGAGACGGTTTTCTTGAAGGATGCGTTGGCAAATGCCGGCATTCACGCCGACGTCATCCAAATCTCCCCCTACAAAACCGCCGGGGACCCCCTCAGCCGCGCCGACATGAGCGCCGAAATGCGCCAACAACTGGACTGGCTGCTAGACGACCGCTTCGACATGCTCACCGCCGACATAGCCACCGACCGCGGCATCGGCCAGGAAGAAATCAAGCGCCTGATCGACACCGCCCCCTACTTCCCCGCGCAAGCGCAAGCCAACGGGCTGATCGACGACGTAGCCTACGAAGACGAACTCGCCCATCTCCTGGCGCGCCCGGAAAACAGCGAAGAACCGGCAGCCGACAAGCGCCCCGAAGCGCGCCTCGTCACCTGGCGGCAAGCACGCCGCCTGCTGCTGCGCCGCTACCGCCGCCGCACCCGCCGCTACATCGGCGTCATCAGCCTGGAAGGGACCATCATCATGGGTTCCAGCCGCCGTCCGCCAATTGAGCTACCCATCCCACTGGTCGGCGGGCAAATGGCCGGCGACGAAACCATCGGCGAAATGCTGCGCCTGGCGGAGCGAGACGACGACATGGCCGCCCTGATCCTGCACGTCGATTCCGGCGGCGGCTCCGCGCTGGCCTCCGATTTAATTCACCGCCAGATGGCGCGGCTGGCCCAACACAAAAAAGTCATCGTCTACATGGGCGATGTGGCCGCATCCGGCGGCTACTACGTGGGAGCCGCCGCCGACCACATCATGACGCAGCCCGGAACCACCACCGGCTCCATTGGCGTAATCATGGCTCGCCTCAGCACGGCTGGCCTCTACGAAAAGCTGGACATCCACCCCGTCGCCTTGCAGCGCGGCGCGCGCGCCAACCTCTATCGCGGCACAGAGCCAATGACGGCGGCGGAGCAGGAACTCTTCACGACCAACATTCAGGAAACGTATCGCCAATTTAAGCAGGTCGTGGCCGACGGGCGGGAAATCCCCATCGACGCTCTGGACCCGATTTGCGAGGGGCGCGTCTGGACGGGGCGGCAGGCGCGGGCGCATCGGCTGGTGGACAGCCACGGCGATTTCGTCGATGCGGTGCGACTGGCGGCGGAGCTGGCGGAACTGCCCACGGATGAGGAACATGCCATTTCCGTGGCGGACTACTACCCAGGCAGCAAGGATTACCTCTTGCCACGCCCCTACGACGCGCCCCAGGCGCTGGTGGCCTGGCTCACAGGGGATTGGCTGCGAGCGCACCTGCAGGGCAAGCCACTCTGTTTGCTCCCTTACGACATCAACATTCGATGA
- a CDS encoding metallophosphoesterase family protein, translating to MPALHAVLNDIQKQGVDQIICLGDLANGGPFPAECIATVKSLGIPTLQGNHELYILNQVPDVDANDPSWGTVHWTRTQLDGELTAFIDALPLTYEMPEQEAVCYHASPLNQFRGFMPAHTDDEIATRMTDQDNITLFVGHTHCPLYRRWSNSWIINCGSVGMPLDGSPHAKYAIATYHEQRWQAEFRAVAYDIDSVMRAYDQSGLQRHGGIFAALFRYQVLTGNNLLTAYLSGLRQYAALQQIDTITAIDRYPAPAAIQQWLNHH from the coding sequence TTGCCGGCACTCCACGCCGTGCTCAACGATATTCAAAAACAAGGCGTAGACCAGATCATCTGCCTCGGCGACCTGGCTAACGGCGGCCCCTTCCCCGCCGAGTGTATCGCCACCGTCAAGTCCCTGGGTATTCCCACGCTGCAAGGCAACCACGAACTGTACATTCTCAACCAGGTTCCCGACGTAGACGCCAACGACCCCTCTTGGGGCACGGTCCACTGGACGCGCACCCAACTAGACGGGGAGTTGACCGCGTTCATCGACGCGCTGCCGCTGACGTATGAAATGCCGGAGCAGGAAGCCGTCTGTTACCATGCTTCGCCGCTAAATCAGTTTCGGGGATTTATGCCGGCACATACCGACGACGAAATCGCCACCCGCATGACCGACCAGGACAACATCACCCTCTTCGTCGGCCACACCCACTGCCCCCTCTACCGCCGCTGGTCCAACTCCTGGATCATCAACTGCGGCTCCGTGGGCATGCCCCTCGACGGCTCCCCCCACGCCAAATACGCCATCGCCACCTACCACGAACAACGTTGGCAAGCTGAATTCCGCGCCGTCGCCTACGACATAGACAGCGTCATGCGCGCCTACGACCAGAGCGGCCTCCAGCGCCACGGCGGCATCTTCGCCGCCCTCTTCCGCTACCAGGTCCTCACCGGCAACAACCTGCTCACAGCCTACCTCAGCGGGCTGCGCCAATATGCCGCCCTGCAACAAATCGACACCATCACCGCCATTGATCGTTACCCCGCCCCGGCGGCCATTCAACAGTGGCTTAACCACCATTAA
- a CDS encoding NAD+ synthase, producing the protein MHTQIAARLNVDIGVSKLVLTQFLHNEITKTGFKKAVLGLSGGIDSALSCFLAVAALGSENVLALRMPYRASSADSLEHAQLIIDQLGIPSETVDITPMCEPLFAASPGITPRRMGNIMARMRMILLYDRSMAGDALVVGTSNKTELLLGYGTIFGDLASAVNPIGDLYKTQVRQLARALGVPEVIVNKAPTADLIPNQTDEGDLGFTYAEVDKLLYLLVDERYSPEEAVKAGFEADMVRRVLHMVQRAHYKRMMPVLPKISSRTITHDFRYLRDWGQ; encoded by the coding sequence ATGCACACGCAAATCGCCGCCAGACTCAACGTAGACATTGGCGTCAGCAAACTCGTCCTGACCCAATTCCTCCACAACGAAATCACCAAGACAGGCTTCAAAAAAGCCGTCCTCGGCCTTTCCGGGGGCATTGACTCCGCGCTCTCCTGTTTTCTCGCCGTGGCCGCCCTGGGTTCGGAAAACGTACTGGCGCTGCGTATGCCCTACCGCGCCTCCTCCGCCGACAGCCTGGAACACGCGCAACTGATCATCGACCAGTTGGGCATTCCCAGCGAAACCGTGGACATCACCCCCATGTGTGAGCCGCTGTTCGCCGCCTCCCCCGGTATCACACCACGGCGCATGGGCAACATCATGGCCCGCATGCGCATGATTCTGCTCTATGACCGCTCCATGGCTGGCGACGCACTCGTCGTCGGCACAAGCAATAAAACAGAATTGCTGCTCGGCTACGGCACGATTTTTGGCGATCTGGCCTCCGCGGTCAATCCTATTGGCGACCTCTACAAAACCCAGGTGCGCCAACTTGCGCGCGCCCTGGGCGTCCCGGAGGTGATTGTGAACAAGGCGCCCACGGCAGACCTGATTCCCAACCAGACGGACGAGGGCGATCTCGGCTTCACCTACGCGGAGGTGGACAAACTGCTCTATTTGCTGGTAGACGAGCGTTATTCGCCGGAGGAAGCCGTCAAAGCCGGCTTTGAGGCGGACATGGTGCGGCGCGTGCTGCACATGGTCCAACGCGCCCATTACAAGCGCATGATGCCCGTGCTGCCCAAAATCAGCAGCCGCACCATCACGCACGACTTTCGCTACCTGCGCGACTGGGGACAATAA